A region of Streptomyces cinnamoneus DNA encodes the following proteins:
- a CDS encoding cysteine dioxygenase, with amino-acid sequence MNSDVQIAGDPLALPHLMPPPAAHPATVAEFAGLARTLAADTAGWAPLVRYDAVSRWYHRLRTGPGYEVWLLSWVPGQSSGTHDHGPSSGVLTVLRGELTEHSAGSRRTLHAGAQRIFAPGYAHDVVNDSLEPAVSLHVYFPGLTEMPMHRVQHLRRAVHPDGAATLR; translated from the coding sequence ATGAACAGCGACGTCCAGATCGCCGGCGACCCGCTCGCCCTCCCCCACCTGATGCCGCCGCCCGCCGCCCACCCCGCCACGGTCGCCGAGTTCGCGGGCCTCGCCCGCACCCTCGCCGCCGACACCGCCGGCTGGGCCCCGCTCGTGCGGTACGACGCCGTCAGCCGCTGGTACCACCGGCTGCGCACCGGCCCCGGCTACGAGGTCTGGCTGCTCAGCTGGGTGCCCGGCCAGAGCAGCGGGACGCACGACCACGGCCCGTCCTCCGGCGTGCTCACCGTGCTGCGCGGGGAACTCACGGAGCACTCGGCGGGCTCGCGCCGGACGCTGCATGCCGGGGCCCAGCGGATCTTCGCGCCGGGATACGCGCACGACGTCGTGAACGACTCGCTCGAACCCGCCGTCAGCCTGCACGTCTACTTCCCCGGGCTCACCGAGATGCCCATGCACCGGGTCCAGCACCTCCGCCGCGCGGTGCACCCGGACGGCGCGGCGACTCTGCGCTAG
- a CDS encoding glycosyltransferase family 2 protein, with the protein MFDPTIPALLDPALPPAFPRHVVTAVVVAHDGARWLPDALTGLLGQERPVQYAVAADTGSADDSRRLLADALGADRVLHLARRAGFGTAVDEAVRGAPVLGAEELPYLNRSSGWDPVSRGWNEDDSYGPDRGDLEPVQWLWLLHDDCAPEPGALHELLRVAEAEIAAGQEAAVIGPKLRSWYDRRQLLEVGVSIARSGRRWTGLERREQDQGQHDQVRPVLSVSTAGMLVRRDVWERLGGFDPRLPLMRDDVDFCWRAHAAGHRVLVAPDAVVRHAEAAARERRPVDCAGRHTVNPHRVDKAGAVYALLANTRGPLLPYVMLRLVLGTLLRTLGYLVGKAPGQALDELAGFAGVLLRPGRIRAARKRRGEPSVTPAELRPLFPPPGATLRATVEQLAGNFGGRGDDALSSAGRHGAVESGPGGDDADYLHVEQFARLRRVARKPAPVLFALLLLVSAVACRGLIGGGALAGGALLPAPDHVSALWAAYTDGWHPVGVGTTAGAPPYLAVLAGLATLLLGSTGLALTVLLVCSVPLAGLTAYFASRPLVSSRLLRAWASVAYAFLPAVTGALATGRLGTAVLAVLLPLMARAAVAAGGLRAPDGRPSWRACWTYALLLTVATAFTPVVWPLAVLLGVGALVLHCVRGGAGRLAVHGPRLLAVAGTPLLVLAPWSLALFTEPRRFLTEAGLDTGHGTASPLQLLTGDPAGPKTFGALLLTGVVLAALAALLREDRRFPVRVAWAVALAGLLCAVLTNGPAWAGPATLVYALALVAAAAVGAEGARERVAARSFGWRQPVAGLIALAAGAAPLAAAAIWMVAGADGPLERRDPVQVPAFVAEEAGTRDQARTLVLGGDADRVTYTLVRGSGARLGDAEPTVAAGRDERLDSVVANLVAGSGADQAGRLGDYAVGYVLVRDSAPRRTAHVLDTTPGLTRLSQEDRSALWRVDRQVARVTIVPGAQRQGTPVPVAAGPVEAHTALPAGPAGRVLRLADKAAPGWRATLDGRALKRVTVDGWAQGFELPAGGGRLALTYETPTGRAVWLWTQGLLAVVLVVLALPGRRRQVDDDLPEAEGASPAAVPAQPGPAGEGRRARRLRAAAEAGAPERAAVPEQAAPVAVPLVDPYEEPYEAPYEQPAVPDADPYAAVPHQQQYAEWEQTHQGYGQQQPYQDDAHGTGYADPYQQQYQGGQYPADPYASGAYDPYGYGGQQHPGQDRQPHDPGYGGHGAGGPQSPRDGSEQQ; encoded by the coding sequence ATGTTCGACCCCACCATCCCCGCGTTGCTCGACCCCGCCCTCCCGCCCGCGTTCCCCCGGCACGTCGTCACCGCCGTGGTCGTCGCCCACGACGGCGCCCGCTGGCTGCCCGACGCCCTGACCGGACTGCTCGGCCAGGAGCGACCCGTGCAGTACGCCGTCGCCGCCGACACCGGCAGCGCCGACGACTCCCGGCGGCTCCTCGCCGACGCCCTCGGCGCCGACCGCGTCCTCCACCTCGCCCGCCGCGCCGGCTTCGGCACGGCCGTGGACGAGGCCGTCCGCGGCGCCCCCGTGCTGGGCGCCGAGGAGCTGCCCTACCTCAACCGCTCCAGCGGCTGGGACCCGGTCAGCCGCGGCTGGAACGAGGACGACTCCTACGGCCCGGACCGCGGCGACCTCGAACCCGTGCAGTGGCTGTGGCTCCTGCACGACGACTGCGCCCCCGAGCCCGGCGCCTTGCACGAGCTCCTGCGCGTGGCCGAGGCGGAGATCGCCGCGGGCCAGGAGGCCGCCGTCATCGGGCCCAAGCTCCGCAGCTGGTACGACCGCAGACAGCTGCTCGAAGTCGGCGTGTCCATCGCCCGCAGCGGCCGCCGCTGGACCGGCCTGGAGCGCCGCGAGCAGGACCAGGGCCAGCACGACCAGGTGCGTCCCGTGCTCTCCGTGTCCACCGCGGGCATGCTCGTCCGCCGCGACGTGTGGGAACGGCTCGGCGGCTTCGACCCCCGTCTGCCGCTCATGCGCGACGACGTCGACTTCTGCTGGCGCGCCCACGCCGCCGGCCACCGCGTGCTCGTCGCCCCGGACGCCGTCGTGCGGCACGCCGAGGCCGCCGCCCGCGAGCGCCGTCCCGTCGACTGCGCCGGCCGTCACACGGTCAATCCGCACCGCGTCGACAAGGCCGGCGCCGTCTACGCCCTGCTGGCCAACACCCGCGGCCCCCTCCTGCCCTACGTCATGCTGCGGCTCGTCCTCGGCACCCTGCTGCGCACCCTCGGCTACCTCGTCGGCAAGGCCCCCGGGCAGGCCCTCGACGAACTCGCGGGTTTCGCCGGCGTGCTGCTGCGCCCCGGGCGCATCCGCGCGGCGCGCAAACGGCGAGGCGAGCCCTCCGTCACCCCCGCCGAACTGAGACCGCTCTTCCCGCCCCCCGGCGCGACCCTGCGCGCCACCGTCGAACAGCTCGCGGGCAACTTCGGCGGCCGCGGAGACGACGCGCTCTCCTCCGCCGGGCGCCACGGCGCGGTGGAGTCCGGCCCCGGCGGGGACGACGCCGACTACCTGCACGTCGAACAGTTCGCCCGGCTCAGGCGCGTCGCACGCAAGCCCGCGCCCGTGCTCTTCGCGCTGCTCCTGCTCGTCTCCGCCGTCGCCTGCCGCGGCCTCATCGGCGGCGGCGCCCTCGCCGGCGGCGCCCTGCTGCCCGCGCCCGACCACGTCTCCGCCCTGTGGGCCGCCTATACGGACGGCTGGCACCCGGTGGGCGTGGGCACCACTGCGGGGGCGCCCCCGTACCTGGCGGTGCTCGCGGGCCTGGCCACGCTCCTCCTGGGCTCCACCGGCCTCGCGCTCACCGTGCTGCTGGTCTGCTCGGTGCCCCTGGCGGGCCTCACCGCCTACTTCGCGTCCCGCCCGCTGGTGTCCTCCCGGCTGCTGAGGGCCTGGGCGAGCGTCGCGTACGCCTTCCTCCCGGCCGTCACCGGAGCCCTGGCCACCGGCAGGCTGGGCACCGCGGTGCTCGCCGTCCTGCTGCCGCTCATGGCGCGTGCCGCCGTCGCGGCCGGGGGCCTCCGCGCCCCCGACGGGCGCCCCTCGTGGCGCGCCTGCTGGACGTACGCCCTGCTGCTGACCGTCGCCACCGCCTTCACGCCCGTCGTGTGGCCGCTCGCCGTGCTGCTGGGCGTCGGGGCGCTCGTCCTGCACTGCGTGCGCGGCGGCGCCGGCCGGCTCGCGGTGCACGGCCCGCGGCTGCTCGCCGTGGCCGGCACGCCCCTGCTCGTCCTGGCCCCCTGGTCGCTCGCGCTGTTCACCGAGCCGCGCCGCTTCCTCACCGAGGCCGGGCTGGACACCGGACACGGGACCGCTTCCCCGCTGCAACTACTGACGGGCGACCCGGCCGGCCCCAAGACCTTCGGCGCCCTGCTGCTGACCGGCGTCGTCCTGGCCGCGCTGGCCGCCCTGCTGCGCGAGGACCGGCGCTTCCCGGTCCGCGTCGCGTGGGCCGTGGCCCTCGCGGGCCTGCTCTGCGCGGTGCTCACCAACGGCCCGGCCTGGGCCGGGCCCGCCACCCTCGTCTACGCCCTGGCCCTCGTCGCGGCGGCCGCGGTGGGCGCCGAGGGTGCGCGCGAGCGGGTCGCGGCACGCAGCTTCGGCTGGCGGCAGCCCGTCGCGGGCCTGATCGCCCTCGCCGCCGGTGCCGCCCCGCTGGCCGCGGCCGCCATCTGGATGGTGGCCGGCGCGGACGGGCCGCTGGAGCGGCGCGACCCCGTCCAGGTGCCTGCGTTCGTCGCCGAGGAGGCCGGCACCCGCGACCAGGCCCGCACCCTCGTCCTCGGCGGGGACGCCGACCGGGTCACCTACACGCTGGTCCGCGGTTCGGGCGCCCGCCTGGGCGACGCCGAGCCCACCGTGGCCGCCGGGCGGGACGAGCGGCTCGACTCCGTGGTGGCCAACCTGGTGGCCGGCTCGGGCGCCGACCAGGCGGGCCGCCTCGGCGACTACGCCGTCGGCTACGTCCTCGTGCGCGACAGCGCCCCCCGGCGGACTGCCCACGTGCTGGACACCACCCCGGGCCTGACCCGGCTCAGCCAGGAGGACCGCAGCGCCCTGTGGCGGGTCGACCGTCAGGTCGCCCGCGTCACGATCGTCCCCGGCGCGCAGCGGCAGGGCACGCCGGTGCCCGTCGCCGCCGGCCCGGTCGAGGCGCACACCGCCCTGCCGGCCGGCCCCGCGGGCCGGGTGCTGCGGCTCGCCGACAAGGCCGCCCCCGGCTGGCGGGCCACGCTCGACGGCCGGGCGCTCAAGCGCGTGACGGTCGACGGCTGGGCGCAGGGCTTCGAGCTGCCCGCAGGTGGCGGCCGGCTGGCGCTGACCTACGAGACGCCGACCGGCCGCGCGGTGTGGCTGTGGACGCAGGGGCTGCTGGCCGTCGTCCTGGTGGTGCTCGCCCTGCCGGGCCGCCGCCGTCAGGTCGACGACGACCTCCCGGAGGCCGAGGGCGCGTCCCCGGCGGCCGTGCCGGCGCAGCCCGGCCCGGCGGGGGAGGGCCGCCGGGCCCGCAGGCTCCGCGCGGCCGCCGAGGCCGGCGCCCCGGAGCGGGCCGCGGTGCCCGAGCAGGCCGCCCCCGTCGCGGTGCCCCTCGTCGACCCGTACGAGGAACCGTACGAAGCCCCGTACGAGCAGCCCGCCGTCCCCGACGCGGATCCCTACGCCGCCGTGCCGCACCAGCAGCAGTACGCCGAGTGGGAGCAGACCCACCAGGGCTACGGGCAGCAGCAGCCGTACCAGGACGACGCCCACGGCACGGGCTACGCCGACCCGTACCAGCAGCAGTACCAGGGCGGCCAGTACCCCGCCGACCCCTACGCCAGCGGCGCGTACGACCCGTACGGCTACGGGGGGCAGCAGCACCCGGGGCAGGACCGGCAGCCCCACGACCCGGGCTACGGCGGCCACGGCGCCGGTGGCCCGCAGTCCCCCCGTGACGGGAGCGAGCAGCAGTGA
- a CDS encoding sugar phosphate nucleotidyltransferase produces the protein MTEAILLVGGKGTRLRPLTVHTPKPMVPAAGVPFLTHQLARARAAGVEHIVLATSYLAEVFEPYFGDGSALGLHLEYVTEEEPLGTGGAIRNVASRLRSAPGDPVLIFNGDILTGLDIEALVETHRTSGADVSLHLSRVEDPRAFGLVPTDATGRVTAFLEKPQTPEEIVTDQINAGAYVFNRSVIDTIPTGRPVSVERETFPGLLADGAHLQGMVDSTYWLDLGTPQAFVRGSADLVLGRAPSPAVPGRCGDSLVLDGAEVAPDAKLMGGTAVGAGARVEPGARVDGSTVLDGAVIEAGAQVRDSLIGAGARIGARTVLDGAVIGDNAHIGPDNELRGGARVWCDARIPAGSIRFSSDQ, from the coding sequence GTGACAGAAGCGATTCTCCTGGTCGGCGGCAAGGGAACCAGGCTGCGCCCGCTCACGGTGCACACGCCCAAGCCCATGGTCCCGGCGGCCGGCGTCCCGTTCCTCACCCACCAGCTGGCGCGCGCCCGCGCCGCGGGCGTCGAGCACATCGTGCTCGCCACCTCCTATCTGGCGGAGGTGTTCGAGCCGTACTTCGGTGACGGCTCCGCCCTCGGCCTCCACCTGGAGTACGTGACCGAGGAGGAGCCGCTGGGCACGGGCGGCGCCATCCGCAACGTCGCCTCCCGCCTGCGCTCCGCCCCCGGCGACCCGGTGCTGATCTTCAACGGGGACATCCTCACGGGCCTGGACATCGAGGCCCTGGTCGAGACGCACCGCACCAGCGGCGCGGACGTCTCCCTGCACCTGTCCCGGGTCGAGGACCCGAGGGCCTTCGGCCTGGTCCCCACGGACGCCACCGGCCGGGTCACGGCGTTCCTGGAGAAGCCCCAGACGCCCGAGGAGATCGTCACCGACCAGATCAACGCGGGCGCGTACGTGTTCAACCGCTCGGTGATCGACACGATCCCCACCGGCCGCCCCGTCTCCGTCGAGCGGGAGACCTTCCCCGGCCTCCTGGCCGACGGCGCCCACCTCCAGGGCATGGTCGACTCCACGTACTGGCTCGACCTCGGCACCCCGCAGGCCTTCGTCCGCGGCTCCGCCGACCTGGTCCTGGGCCGCGCCCCCTCCCCGGCGGTGCCGGGCCGCTGCGGCGACAGCCTGGTCCTCGACGGCGCAGAGGTCGCCCCGGACGCCAAGCTCATGGGCGGCACCGCCGTCGGCGCGGGCGCCCGCGTGGAGCCGGGGGCGCGCGTCGACGGCAGCACGGTGCTCGACGGCGCGGTGATCGAGGCGGGCGCGCAGGTGCGCGACTCCCTCATCGGCGCCGGCGCCCGCATCGGGGCCCGTACGGTCCTGGACGGCGCGGTCATCGGTGACAACGCCCACATCGGCCCCGACAACGAACTGCGCGGGGGCGCCCGCGTCTGGTGCGACGCGCGGATCCCGGCCGGCTCGATCCGTTTCTCCTCCGACCAGTAG
- a CDS encoding coenzyme F420-0:L-glutamate ligase, producing the protein MPSYRVWAVPGIPEVRPGDDLVKLIAVAATADGLPGLTDGDVLVVTSKIVSKAEGRVVAATDREAAIDDETVRLVARRGALRVVENRLGLVMAAAGVDASNTAAGTVLLLPEDPDASARRIRDGLREALGVDVGVVVTDTAGRPWRKGVTDFAIGAAGVQVANDLRGDVDAHGNPLVATVVATVDELAAAGDLVKGKAGALPVAVVRGLPHVVGSTDEGARWLVRPAEDDMFRLGTSEAVREAVAIRRTVREFTDDPVDPGAVRRAVAAAVTAPAPHHTTPWRFVLLESEAARTELLDAMRDAWVADLRADGRSEESVAKRVRRGDLLRKAPYLVVPCLVTDGSHDYPDARRSAAEREMFVVSAGAAVQNFLVALAGERLGSAWVSSTMFCRNVVRRVLDLPEGWDPMGAVAVGRPAAAPAARAPRSADAFVVVR; encoded by the coding sequence CTGCCCTCCTACCGCGTCTGGGCGGTGCCCGGCATCCCCGAGGTGCGGCCCGGGGACGACCTGGTCAAGCTGATCGCCGTCGCCGCCACGGCCGACGGCCTGCCCGGGCTGACCGACGGGGACGTCCTCGTCGTCACCTCGAAGATCGTCAGCAAGGCGGAGGGGCGCGTCGTCGCCGCCACCGACCGCGAGGCCGCCATCGACGACGAGACCGTGCGGCTGGTGGCCCGCCGCGGCGCCCTGCGCGTCGTCGAGAACCGGCTGGGACTCGTCATGGCCGCGGCCGGGGTCGACGCGTCGAACACGGCCGCGGGCACGGTGCTGCTGCTGCCCGAGGACCCGGACGCCTCGGCCCGGCGGATCCGGGACGGGCTGCGCGAGGCCCTCGGCGTGGACGTGGGCGTCGTCGTCACCGACACGGCCGGGCGGCCGTGGCGCAAGGGCGTGACCGACTTCGCCATCGGCGCGGCCGGCGTGCAGGTGGCCAACGACCTGCGCGGGGACGTGGACGCCCACGGCAACCCGCTGGTCGCCACCGTGGTGGCCACCGTCGACGAGCTGGCCGCCGCCGGCGACCTGGTCAAGGGCAAGGCCGGCGCGCTGCCGGTGGCCGTGGTGCGCGGCCTGCCGCACGTCGTGGGCTCCACGGACGAGGGGGCGCGGTGGCTGGTGCGCCCCGCCGAGGACGACATGTTCCGGCTGGGCACGTCGGAGGCCGTGCGGGAAGCGGTCGCCATCCGGCGGACGGTGCGGGAGTTCACGGACGACCCGGTCGACCCGGGCGCGGTGCGGCGGGCCGTGGCCGCCGCGGTGACGGCGCCGGCACCGCACCACACGACGCCGTGGCGGTTCGTGCTGCTGGAGTCCGAGGCCGCCCGGACGGAGCTGCTCGACGCCATGCGCGACGCGTGGGTCGCGGACCTGCGGGCGGACGGACGCTCGGAGGAGAGCGTCGCCAAGCGCGTACGGCGCGGGGACCTGCTGCGCAAGGCGCCGTACCTGGTGGTGCCGTGCCTGGTGACGGATGGTTCGCACGACTATCCGGACGCGCGGCGGTCGGCGGCGGAGCGGGAGATGTTCGTGGTGTCGGCCGGCGCGGCCGTGCAGAACTTCCTCGTGGCGCTGGCGGGCGAGCGGCTGGGGTCGGCGTGGGTGTCGTCGACGATGTTCTGCCGGAACGTGGTGCGGCGCGTGCTGGACCTGCCGGAGGGATGGGACCCGATGGGTGCGGTCGCGGTGGGGCGGCCGGCCGCCGCGCCGGCGGCCCGGGCCCCTCGGTCCGCTGACGCGTTCGTCGTGGTGCGGTAG
- the cofD gene encoding 2-phospho-L-lactate transferase gives MQRIVVLAGGIGGARFLRGLKAAAPEAEITVIGNTGDDIHLFGLKVCPDLDTVMYTLGGGIHEEQGWGRAGESFAVKEELAAYGVGPEWFGLGDRDFATHIVRTQMLGAGYPLSAVTEALCARWRPGVRLLPMSDDRVETHVLIDDPEGGGARKAVHFQEYWVRMRAAVPAHAIVPVGAEQAKPAPGVLEAVAAADVVLFPPSNPVVSVGTILGVPGVREAVANAAAPVVGLSPIVGGAPVRGMADKVLAAVGVESTAAAVARHYGAGLLDGWLVDSVDSEAVAEVETAGIRCRAVPLMMTDVEATAEMARQALALAEEVRG, from the coding sequence ATGCAGCGCATTGTGGTTCTGGCCGGCGGTATCGGCGGCGCCCGCTTCCTCCGCGGGCTCAAGGCAGCGGCTCCCGAGGCGGAGATCACCGTCATCGGGAACACCGGCGACGACATCCATCTCTTCGGCCTCAAGGTCTGTCCCGACCTGGACACCGTGATGTACACCCTCGGCGGTGGCATCCACGAGGAGCAGGGCTGGGGCCGGGCCGGCGAGAGCTTCGCCGTGAAGGAGGAGCTGGCCGCGTACGGGGTGGGGCCCGAGTGGTTCGGGCTCGGCGACCGCGACTTCGCGACGCACATCGTCCGTACGCAGATGCTCGGCGCGGGCTATCCGCTCAGCGCCGTCACCGAGGCGCTGTGCGCGCGGTGGCGGCCGGGCGTGCGGTTGCTGCCCATGAGCGACGACCGCGTCGAGACGCACGTCCTGATCGACGACCCCGAGGGCGGCGGCGCGCGCAAGGCCGTGCACTTCCAGGAGTACTGGGTCCGGATGCGCGCCGCGGTGCCCGCGCACGCGATCGTGCCCGTCGGGGCCGAGCAGGCGAAGCCCGCTCCCGGAGTGCTGGAGGCCGTCGCAGCGGCGGACGTCGTGCTCTTCCCGCCGTCCAACCCCGTGGTGAGCGTCGGCACGATCCTCGGGGTGCCCGGCGTCCGCGAGGCCGTCGCGAACGCGGCCGCCCCGGTCGTCGGGCTCTCCCCCATCGTCGGGGGCGCCCCCGTGCGGGGCATGGCCGACAAGGTGCTCGCCGCAGTCGGCGTCGAGTCGACGGCGGCCGCCGTCGCGCGGCACTACGGGGCCGGGTTGCTGGACGGCTGGCTCGTCGACTCCGTGGACTCCGAGGCGGTGGCCGAGGTCGAGACGGCCGGGATCCGATGCCGGGCGGTGCCGCTGATGATGACCGACGTCGAGGCGACGGCGGAGATGGCCCGCCAGGCGCTGGCCCTCGCCGAGGAGGTGCGCGGGTGA
- a CDS encoding N-acetylmuramoyl-L-alanine amidase → MRGNFVFPAVTVCAAALTLPFLATPSGATAPNAPSGAAREVPSRAVPGTTRSLPLGVGGHRLGPDGAGAGLEARRVSPFSLVGIVWDDAAAELRGRAQVRTRAIGTGAWSAWQDVQTHDDDRPDPGSPETRQRGLRGSTAPLWVGPSDGVEVRVAPDKAAGKAAGKPALPSGLHLELVDPGAEPAAGRPLGRHAPATPGPEDDEMAASAANAPLAPLGATEIPALGRPDSARDVAATRPDVVAQAGRPPGDEPGGQGDPEVHDPETSALTDPEESDVYEPALGGRYVGPRPRIVTRAGWGADESLRERGFVYTGSVRAAFVHHTASGNEYSCSQSGSVIRGIYRYHVVSSGWRDIGYNFLVDKCGTIYEGRAGGVAKPVKGAHTLGFNTNSMGIAVLGTFAKNNPSYAAVDAVATLTAWKLGLYDVNPLGTAQLVSGGGNLYKKGTKVRLKVISGHRDGYATECPGDRLYSRLGSARSSAARLQGR, encoded by the coding sequence ATGCGTGGAAACTTTGTCTTCCCGGCCGTCACCGTCTGCGCCGCCGCTCTGACCCTGCCCTTCCTCGCCACGCCCTCCGGAGCCACCGCGCCGAACGCCCCGTCAGGCGCCGCCCGGGAGGTCCCCTCCCGGGCCGTGCCGGGCACGACGCGCTCCCTGCCGCTCGGGGTCGGCGGTCACCGCCTCGGGCCGGACGGGGCCGGGGCGGGACTTGAGGCCCGGCGGGTGAGCCCCTTCTCGCTGGTCGGCATCGTCTGGGACGACGCCGCCGCCGAACTGCGCGGGCGCGCCCAGGTCCGCACCCGTGCGATCGGCACCGGTGCCTGGTCCGCGTGGCAGGACGTCCAGACGCACGACGACGACCGGCCCGACCCCGGCTCGCCCGAGACGCGCCAGCGCGGCCTGCGGGGTTCCACCGCCCCCCTGTGGGTCGGCCCCTCCGACGGCGTCGAGGTCCGGGTGGCGCCCGACAAGGCGGCCGGCAAGGCCGCCGGGAAGCCGGCGCTGCCCTCCGGCCTCCACCTCGAACTCGTCGACCCCGGCGCCGAGCCGGCCGCGGGCCGCCCCCTGGGCCGGCACGCCCCCGCGACGCCCGGCCCGGAGGACGACGAGATGGCCGCCTCGGCCGCCAACGCCCCGCTCGCCCCGCTGGGCGCGACGGAGATCCCCGCCCTGGGCAGACCCGACTCGGCCCGCGACGTGGCGGCCACCCGCCCGGACGTCGTCGCCCAGGCCGGCCGGCCCCCCGGGGACGAACCCGGCGGCCAGGGCGACCCGGAGGTCCACGACCCGGAGACCTCGGCCCTGACCGACCCCGAGGAGTCCGACGTCTACGAGCCGGCCCTCGGTGGCCGTTACGTCGGCCCGCGGCCCCGCATCGTCACCCGGGCCGGCTGGGGAGCCGACGAATCGCTGCGCGAACGGGGCTTCGTGTACACAGGTTCCGTGCGGGCGGCCTTCGTCCACCACACCGCCTCCGGAAACGAGTACAGCTGTTCGCAGTCCGGCTCGGTCATCCGCGGTATCTACCGCTACCACGTGGTGAGCAGCGGCTGGCGGGACATCGGCTACAACTTCCTCGTCGACAAGTGCGGCACGATCTACGAGGGCCGGGCAGGCGGTGTGGCCAAACCCGTCAAGGGCGCCCATACTCTCGGTTTCAACACCAACAGCATGGGGATCGCCGTACTCGGCACCTTCGCGAAGAACAACCCGTCCTACGCCGCCGTCGACGCGGTGGCCACCCTCACCGCTTGGAAGCTCGGCCTCTACGACGTCAACCCCCTCGGCACCGCCCAGCTGGTCTCCGGCGGCGGCAACCTCTACAAAAAGGGCACCAAGGTCAGGCTCAAGGTCATCTCGGGGCACCGGGACGGCTACGCCACCGAATGCCCGGGCGACAGGCTCTACAGCCGGCTCGGCTCCGCCCGCTCCTCGGCCGCCCGGCTCCAGGGCCGCTGA
- a CDS encoding WhiB family transcriptional regulator, which produces MTELFQQLLVEEADEELGWQERALCAQTDPESFFPEKGGSTREAKKVCLACEVRSECLEYALANDERFGIWGGLSERERRRLKKAAV; this is translated from the coding sequence ATGACCGAGCTGTTCCAGCAACTGCTGGTCGAGGAGGCGGACGAGGAGCTCGGCTGGCAGGAGCGTGCGTTGTGCGCTCAGACCGACCCCGAGTCCTTCTTCCCCGAAAAGGGTGGATCCACACGTGAGGCGAAGAAAGTCTGCCTCGCCTGTGAAGTCCGATCTGAGTGCCTGGAATATGCCCTTGCCAACGACGAACGCTTTGGGATCTGGGGCGGTTTGTCCGAACGCGAGCGCCGCCGCCTCAAGAAGGCCGCGGTCTGA
- a CDS encoding DNA-3-methyladenine glycosylase family protein: MAIRTWAPPGPYDLGRTLGVLARGPGDPAYRVTPDGAVWRASRTPQGPGTLRVSAADGEVHAEAWGPGADWLLETLPALLGATDDPAAFTPRHRLLHETHRRNPGLRLARTGLVLESLIPSILEQKVTSDEAYRAWRLLLQRHGEPAPGPGPRMRVMPDPRAWALIPSWDWHTAGVDSKRSATILRAARVASRLEEAAGMADTEASARLQLIPGIGPWTAAETLQRSNGAPDAVTVGDLHLPKIVGYALTGARGTDDEAMLDLLTPYEGQRHRACRLILLSGVVPPRRAPRFSVRDFSRI; encoded by the coding sequence ATGGCCATCCGAACGTGGGCCCCGCCGGGCCCCTACGACCTGGGACGCACTCTGGGCGTCCTGGCGCGCGGCCCCGGCGACCCCGCGTACCGGGTGACCCCGGACGGCGCGGTATGGCGGGCCAGCCGCACGCCGCAGGGCCCGGGGACGCTCCGCGTCTCAGCGGCCGACGGCGAGGTCCACGCGGAGGCATGGGGACCGGGAGCCGACTGGCTCCTGGAAACCCTCCCGGCCCTCCTGGGAGCGACCGACGACCCGGCGGCCTTCACCCCCCGCCACCGCCTCCTCCACGAGACGCACCGCCGCAACCCCGGCCTCAGACTGGCCCGCACGGGCCTGGTCCTGGAGTCGCTGATCCCGTCGATCCTCGAACAGAAGGTGACCAGCGACGAGGCGTACCGCGCCTGGCGGCTGCTCCTGCAACGCCACGGCGAACCGGCGCCGGGCCCCGGGCCGCGCATGCGCGTGATGCCGGACCCGCGCGCCTGGGCCCTGATCCCCTCCTGGGACTGGCACACGGCGGGCGTCGACAGCAAGCGCTCGGCGACGATCCTCAGGGCGGCACGGGTGGCGTCCCGTCTGGAGGAGGCCGCGGGCATGGCCGACACCGAGGCTTCGGCCCGCCTCCAGCTGATCCCGGGGATCGGCCCCTGGACGGCGGCGGAGACGCTCCAGCGCAGCAACGGCGCACCGGACGCGGTGACGGTGGGGGACCTCCACCTGCCCAAGATCGTGGGCTACGCCCTCACCGGCGCGCGCGGCACGGACGACGAGGCGATGCTCGACCTGCTGACCCCGTACGAAGGCCAACGCCACCGGGCGTGCCGCCTGATCCTCCTGAGCGGAGTGGTACCACCCCGCCGTGCGCCCCGCTTCTCCGTGAGGGACTTCAGCCGCATCTGA